Proteins found in one Lepisosteus oculatus isolate fLepOcu1 chromosome 22, fLepOcu1.hap2, whole genome shotgun sequence genomic segment:
- the gtf2h3 gene encoding general transcription factor IIH subunit 3, whose protein sequence is MASEDEISLLVIVVDVSPIWWGQQSQKEPEFTLSKCMDAVMLMGNSHLVMNRSNKLAIIASHCQESHFLYPNKHWKAGDFTGDEAASSSGDGKYELLSVANELIAEEIRNLMARTDVRGQQTETLLAGSLAKALCYIHRLSKELEAGPEMKSRILVIKAAEDCALQYMNFMNVIFAAQKQSILIDACVLDSDSGLLQQACDITGGLYLKIPQKIALAQYLLWVFLPDADQRSQLVLPPPAHVDYRAACFCHRNLIEIGYVCSVCLSIFCTFSPICTTCETAFKISLPQMMKPKKKKLKLAT, encoded by the exons ATGGCTTCTG AGGACGAAATCAGTCTTCTCGTCATCGTGGTGGACGTTAGTCCCATCTGGTGGGGCCAACAGTCGCAGAAAGAGCCCGAG TTCACCCTGTCCAAGTGCATGGATGCTGTGATGCTGATGGGGAACTCGCACCTTGTTATGAACAGGAGCAACAAACTCGCCATTATTGCCAGCCATTGTCAGGAGAG TCACTTCCTTTACCCCAATAAGCACTGGAAAGCTGGTGATTTTACAGGAGATGAGGCAGCATCAAGCAGTGGAGACGGCAAATATGAGCTCCTGTCGGTAGCCAATGAGCTCATTGCTGAAGAGATCAGAAATCTCATGGCGAGAA CTGATGTGAGGGGCCAACAGACAGAAACGTTGCTGGCAGGATCACTTGCAAAAGCACTCTGTT ATATCCACAGGCTTTCAAAGGAACTTGAAG cTGGACCAGAAATGAAATCAAGAATACTG GTAATAAAGGCTGCAGAAGATTGtgcattacagtacatgaacttCATGAATGTTATTTTTGCTGCACAGAAGCAG AGCATACTTATAGACGCATGTGTCCTGGATTCTGACTCTGGACTTCTGCAGCAG GCGTGTGATATTACAGGGGGGCTGTATTTGAAAATACCACAGAAGATTGCTCTGGCACAGTATCTGCTG TGGGTCTTCCTGCCCGATGCCGATCAGCGCTCCCAGCTGGTCCTCCCTCCTCCTGCACACGTTGACTACAGAGCCGCTTGCTTCTGCCATCGGAACCTCATTGAGATCGGATACGTGTGCTCAGTCTGCCTGTCAA TTTTCTGCACCTTCAGCCCCATCTGCACAACTTGCGA GACTGCCTTCAAGATTTCATTGCCTCAGATGATGAAACCAAAAAAGAAGAAGTTAAAACTAGCTACATGA
- the nfkbil1 gene encoding NF-kappa-B inhibitor-like protein 1 has translation MASRRQKRLLRYVEEGSLLKLKSYLRKHPDTDLSFSQGSKGRTPLHLACSLGDDAVLRLLLKKGADPLLQDRKGDTPLHLAARRVLKRGKRVYDDLVVPLRKHCPAAMEMPNNVGVTPQDILQWMKVGQGRVPPAYRNFPETPDPEREWREKIFGECQDEFYETFGQYDDDFSREDAEEEDFGDWADQVRREYYQKQRQAQQAAAASAARSRGKRPETEAEAKSRRDFQARLEAEHAEYLARAARKEEEVRRGKKQRYEEKCAAAFRGESDSKLGYADIPWPAPQGSVQEMVSVMLHGADRGDRGAFRKLLRRQQALWHPDKFAQRCGGRLRELESRRILDTVTALSQELNKLAESIK, from the exons ATGGCATCTCGGAGGCAGAAGCGGCTGCTGCGATACGTGGAGGAAGGAAGCCTGCTGAAGTTGAAATCCTACCTGCGCAAACACCCGGACACAGACCTCAGCTTCAGCCAGGGCAGTAAGGGCCGGACCCCGCTGCACCTGGCCTGCTCGCTGGGCGACGACGCGGTGCTCAGGCTGCTCCTGAAGAAGGGCGCGGACCCCCTGCTTCAGGACCGGAAAGGCGACACGCCGCTTCACCTGGCGGCGAGAAGGGTCCTCAAACGGGGCAAGAGAG TCTATGATGATCTGGTTGTCCCTCTCAGGAAACACTGTCCAGCTGCCATGGAGATGCCCAATAATGTGGGAGTCACCCCTCAAGATATTCTGCAGTGGATGAAAGTGGGACAA GGCCGGGTTCCACCAGCATACAGAAACTTCCCCGAAACACCTGACCCAGAGAGAGAGTGGCGTGAGAAGATTTTTGGGGAGTGCCAGGATGAATTCTATGAGACGTTTGGACAGTATGATG ATGACTTCTCTCGGGAGGACGCCGAAGAGGAGGATTTTGGGGACTGGGCCGATCAGGTCAGACGGGAGTACTACCAGAAGCAGCGGCAGGCTCAGCAGGCGGCGGCCGCGTCTGCTGCTCGGAGCCGTGGGAAGAGGCCGGAGACCGAGGCGGAGGCGAAGAGCCGCAGGGATTTCCAGGCCAGGCTGGAGGCCGAGCACGCCGAGTATCTGGCCCGGGCTGCGAGGAAGGAGGAGGAAGTCCGCCGGGGCAAGAAGCAGAGATACGAGGAGAAGTGTGCGGCCGCCTTCCGGGGCGAGTCGGACTCCAAACTCGGCTACGCGGACATCCCGTGGCCGGCGCCGCAGGGCTCGGTGCAGGAGATGGTGTCGGTGATGCTGCACGGGGCCGATCGCGGGGACCGCGGCGCCTTTCGGAAGCTGCTGAGGCGTCAGCAGGCGCTGTGGCACCCTGACAAGTTCGCCCAGCGCTGTGGCGGCCGCCTCAGGGAGCTGGAGAGCAGGCGAATCCTGGACACTGTGACTGCTCTCTCGCAGGAGCTGAACAAGCTGGCCGAGAGCATTAAATGA
- the tctn2 gene encoding tectonic-2 isoform X2 yields MIMVPRSDGIFCFCFWLYLYAFMEDARGSVVFQPAFVFASGPTVTALLLGNTSGVSFMLRTSVPSNSTGSLPIASCAGNSSGQWQLTAETVGQNTLKVTLRLNRTLQLCGRGLNQTDCCPEALCVVEALQVTACLHSVAQDTLVVQAEIYAQIPFTGNVSDNKTVIPNQAYQPLGSCPCDLTVGSCDVRCCCDQECTPEARQLFSSRCFLGIFGGNVTPPFDQQCSVQSANNSPDWFPFLCVCSPPANSPFLGLFYQGATVSPKPRPFFQTPIFPVAVPFDSYKQGDPIFTASGEYFTIPQQSLVGQCMWSAPVAFLQNFQSSCNVLLTSCETNPALCLRAPDLSLNINNGLGGTVTISVSEEIVSDLSTFVSDPNGAGTLSATQSSLFPGSKPPGANSEPQGLCGNMTLSLDYTLFWKGNGLTNITVTHTIGTVCSNPNATLPLTLTQRFAAVFVSGNMASQTNSGNPGYQIGRPVIAAKEETGDSGLTRTSINLWQPVGDGLCASARTTPVLFGEDSSTGCLLRLSLQDMSNCSQLRYALTTWAVRCGGGDTAPCVNSSVVQSFPVSVSVTFLAIPSEPLPPKTRFQINYTEYDCDRNDVCWPQLAFPLTRYYTGEPYSQSLAKGLILVFFFIAASVLGTPWNQIRQAWNNTTF; encoded by the exons ATGATCATGGTGCCACGGTCCGATGgcatattttgtttctgtttttggcTATATCTGTATGCCTTCATGGAAGATGCCCGCGGCAGTGTTG TTTTCCAACCTGCTTTCGTGTTCGCCTCGGGTCCGACCGTGACTGCCCTCTTACTCGGAAACACGTCCGGCGTTTCATTCATGCTGAGGACCTCTGTCCCATCGAATTCAACAG GGAGCCTTCCTATTGCTTCCTGTGCAGGAAATAGCTCTGGGCAGTGGCAACTAACAGCAGAAACAGTAGGACAG AACACGCTGAAAGTGACGCTGCGCCTGAATCGAACCCTGCAGCTGTGTGGCAGGGGCCTTAATCAGACAGACTGCTGTCCAGAGGCACTGTGTGTTGTGGAAGCTCTGCAAGTAACAGCCTGCCTCCACAGTGTGGCTCAGGACACCTTAGTGGTGCAGGCCGAGATCTACGCGCAGATCCCCTTCACTGGAAACGTCTCGG ACAATAAAACAGTGATCCCCAATCAAGCCTACCAGCCCCTTGGCTCATGCCCTTGTGATCTGACGGTGGGTTCCTGTGACGTGCGCTGCTGCTGTGACCAG GAGTGCACACCTGAGGCGAGACAGCTGTTCAGCTCCCGGTGCTTCCTGGGGATATTCGGCGGGAACGTCACTCCTCCCTTTGACCAGCAGTGCTCTGTGCAGTCAGCCAACAACAGTCCTGACTGGTTCCCATTCCTGTGCGTGTGCTCCCCCCCAGCTAACAGCCCCTTCCTGGGGCTTTTCTACCAGGGAGCCACAGT GAGTCCCAAACCGCGTCCGTTTTTCCAGACTCCCATTTTCCCTGTGGCTGTGCCCTTCGATAGTTACAAACAGGGCGATCCCATTTTCACCGCAAGTGGAGAGTATTTCACAATTCCGCAG CAATCCCTGGTTGGCCAGTGCATGTGGAGCGCCCCTGTGGCTTTTCTGCAGAATTTCCAGTCCAGCTGCAATGTCTTGCTTACTTCCTGCGAGACAAATCCAGCCCTGTGCCTCAGAGCCCCTGATCTCAGTCTCAACATTAACAATGGGCTCGGAG GCACTGTTACCATCAGCGTGAGTGAAGAGATTGTCAGTGACTTAAGCACGTTTGTCTCTGATCCTAATGGAGCAGGAACACTTAGTGCTACACAGTCATCCCTGTTCCCTGGAAGTAAACCACCTGGTGCAAACTCAG AACCCCAAGGGCTTTGTGGAAATATGACCCTGTCACTTGACTACACTTTATTTTGGAAGGGAAATGGCCTCACAAACATAACAGTGACTCACACAATAGGAACTGTGTGCTCCAATCCAAATG CCACCCTGCCTCTGACCCTGACCCAGAGGTTTGCTGCAGTGTTTGTCAGTGGGAACATGGCCTCACAGAcgaattcaggaaatccag GATATCAGATTGGGAGGCCTGTCATTGCTGCAAAGGAAGAAACTGGGGACAGTGGGTTGACCAGGACGTCCATTAATTTGTGGCAGCCAG tTGGGGATGGTCTTTGTGCTTCTGCCAGAACTACCCCCGTTTTGTTTGGAGAAGATTCATCGACAGGCTGCTTATTGCGACTTAGTCTGCAGGATATGTCTAACTGTAGTCAGCTGAG GTACGCTCTGACAACATGGGCGGTCCGGTGCGGTGGGGGCGACACAGCCCCATGTGTGAACAGCTCTGTTGTTCAGTCTTTTCCCGTCTCCGTGTCCGTGACATTTCTTGCCATCCCTTCGGAGCCCCTTCCCCCCAAAACCAG ATTTCAGATCAATTACACAGAATATGACTGCGATAGGAATGATGTTTGCTGGCCTCAGCTCGCCTTCCCACTGACTAGATACTACACAG GCGAGCCATACTCCCAGTCTCTGGCCAAAGGATTGATACTGGTGTTCTTTTTCATAGCAGCATCTGTTCTGGGGACTCCTTGGAATCAGATACGACAAGCCTGGAATAACACAACATTTTGA
- the tctn2 gene encoding tectonic-2 isoform X1: MIMVPRSDGIFCFCFWLYLYAFMEDARGSVVFQPAFVFASGPTVTALLLGNTSGVSFMLRTSVPSNSTGSLPIASCAGNSSGQWQLTAETVGQNTLKVTLRLNRTLQLCGRGLNQTDCCPEALCVVEALQVTACLHSVAQDTLVVQAEIYAQIPFTGNVSDNKTVIPNQAYQPLGSCPCDLTVGSCDVRCCCDQECTPEARQLFSSRCFLGIFGGNVTPPFDQQCSVQSANNSPDWFPFLCVCSPPANSPFLGLFYQGATVSPKPRPFFQTPIFPVAVPFDSYKQGDPIFTASGEYFTIPQQSLVGQCMWSAPVAFLQNFQSSCNVLLTSCETNPALCLRAPDLSLNINNGLGGTVTISVSEEIVSDLSTFVSDPNGAGTLSATQSSLFPGSKPPGANSEPQGLCGNMTLSLDYTLFWKGNGLTNITVTHTIGTVCSNPNATLPLTLTQRFAAVFVSGNMASQTNSGNPGYQIGRPVIAAKEETGDSGLTRTSINLWQPVGDGLCASARTTPVLFGEDSSTGCLLRLSLQDMSNCSQLRETVQDGLAALVNATYVAKKGNSNLSSLTEWVPIISVQPNTTSNATGISGTCTQVPAHLNIRIATSVAGAVAGVPQQEILAVEVRYALTTWAVRCGGGDTAPCVNSSVVQSFPVSVSVTFLAIPSEPLPPKTRFQINYTEYDCDRNDVCWPQLAFPLTRYYTGEPYSQSLAKGLILVFFFIAASVLGTPWNQIRQAWNNTTF; encoded by the exons ATGATCATGGTGCCACGGTCCGATGgcatattttgtttctgtttttggcTATATCTGTATGCCTTCATGGAAGATGCCCGCGGCAGTGTTG TTTTCCAACCTGCTTTCGTGTTCGCCTCGGGTCCGACCGTGACTGCCCTCTTACTCGGAAACACGTCCGGCGTTTCATTCATGCTGAGGACCTCTGTCCCATCGAATTCAACAG GGAGCCTTCCTATTGCTTCCTGTGCAGGAAATAGCTCTGGGCAGTGGCAACTAACAGCAGAAACAGTAGGACAG AACACGCTGAAAGTGACGCTGCGCCTGAATCGAACCCTGCAGCTGTGTGGCAGGGGCCTTAATCAGACAGACTGCTGTCCAGAGGCACTGTGTGTTGTGGAAGCTCTGCAAGTAACAGCCTGCCTCCACAGTGTGGCTCAGGACACCTTAGTGGTGCAGGCCGAGATCTACGCGCAGATCCCCTTCACTGGAAACGTCTCGG ACAATAAAACAGTGATCCCCAATCAAGCCTACCAGCCCCTTGGCTCATGCCCTTGTGATCTGACGGTGGGTTCCTGTGACGTGCGCTGCTGCTGTGACCAG GAGTGCACACCTGAGGCGAGACAGCTGTTCAGCTCCCGGTGCTTCCTGGGGATATTCGGCGGGAACGTCACTCCTCCCTTTGACCAGCAGTGCTCTGTGCAGTCAGCCAACAACAGTCCTGACTGGTTCCCATTCCTGTGCGTGTGCTCCCCCCCAGCTAACAGCCCCTTCCTGGGGCTTTTCTACCAGGGAGCCACAGT GAGTCCCAAACCGCGTCCGTTTTTCCAGACTCCCATTTTCCCTGTGGCTGTGCCCTTCGATAGTTACAAACAGGGCGATCCCATTTTCACCGCAAGTGGAGAGTATTTCACAATTCCGCAG CAATCCCTGGTTGGCCAGTGCATGTGGAGCGCCCCTGTGGCTTTTCTGCAGAATTTCCAGTCCAGCTGCAATGTCTTGCTTACTTCCTGCGAGACAAATCCAGCCCTGTGCCTCAGAGCCCCTGATCTCAGTCTCAACATTAACAATGGGCTCGGAG GCACTGTTACCATCAGCGTGAGTGAAGAGATTGTCAGTGACTTAAGCACGTTTGTCTCTGATCCTAATGGAGCAGGAACACTTAGTGCTACACAGTCATCCCTGTTCCCTGGAAGTAAACCACCTGGTGCAAACTCAG AACCCCAAGGGCTTTGTGGAAATATGACCCTGTCACTTGACTACACTTTATTTTGGAAGGGAAATGGCCTCACAAACATAACAGTGACTCACACAATAGGAACTGTGTGCTCCAATCCAAATG CCACCCTGCCTCTGACCCTGACCCAGAGGTTTGCTGCAGTGTTTGTCAGTGGGAACATGGCCTCACAGAcgaattcaggaaatccag GATATCAGATTGGGAGGCCTGTCATTGCTGCAAAGGAAGAAACTGGGGACAGTGGGTTGACCAGGACGTCCATTAATTTGTGGCAGCCAG tTGGGGATGGTCTTTGTGCTTCTGCCAGAACTACCCCCGTTTTGTTTGGAGAAGATTCATCGACAGGCTGCTTATTGCGACTTAGTCTGCAGGATATGTCTAACTGTAGTCAGCTGAG GGAAACTGTACAGGATGGTTTGGCTGCACTGGTGAACGCAACTTACGTTGCAAAAAAAGGCAACTCAAATTTGTCCAGCCTGACAGAATGGGTGCCAATAATCA gTGTGCAACCCAATACCACCAGCAATGCAACAGGTATATCTGGCACCTGTACACAGGTCCCCGCTCACCTGAATATCCGAATTGCCACATCCGTGGCAGGGGCAGTGGCAGGAGTGCCACAGCAGGAAATACTGGCTGTGGAGGTTAG GTACGCTCTGACAACATGGGCGGTCCGGTGCGGTGGGGGCGACACAGCCCCATGTGTGAACAGCTCTGTTGTTCAGTCTTTTCCCGTCTCCGTGTCCGTGACATTTCTTGCCATCCCTTCGGAGCCCCTTCCCCCCAAAACCAG ATTTCAGATCAATTACACAGAATATGACTGCGATAGGAATGATGTTTGCTGGCCTCAGCTCGCCTTCCCACTGACTAGATACTACACAG GCGAGCCATACTCCCAGTCTCTGGCCAAAGGATTGATACTGGTGTTCTTTTTCATAGCAGCATCTGTTCTGGGGACTCCTTGGAATCAGATACGACAAGCCTGGAATAACACAACATTTTGA